From a region of the Narcine bancroftii isolate sNarBan1 chromosome 5, sNarBan1.hap1, whole genome shotgun sequence genome:
- the LOC138764835 gene encoding nectin-4-like isoform X3, with protein MSQLSAFLVLLLIPSGILVLELQVDLRTVATLGGSAHLRCVYQGVAQVTQVTWDKLTELGWQMVAVRSGVHGSRTHPFYGSRARFLQPGDQPDASLLIQPLALADSGNFRCKVFTFPAGNFEGDTWLTVLVPPQVWVVQGPRALLEGERRALAASCVVMGSQPAPNVQWQTSVSGDQELMDTANENGTVTVTAHFYLRPERGMSGKDMVCFVNHSTLLEPLLIHYSLNIYYVPEVMVRKSPENWDVEMEGAELQCEENGNPPATNFVWKRDGKPLPKNLIVDRGKLLFNRRLTVEDSGTYICEVSNEVGSRSAQTKVTISDTDVAGVSVLTLALVVVGVVGLVLMLIFIGAVFAVHRSHRKKTEQMAFKLEEIHTLSRQPSIRRCNSMSTSVDVRLQETGGSRDIDSQQLEQEPILEEVTPQQRSSSRDLLSAAGENHLPTLPLGSHRYSLRSTASEPRTSTISPFGNYRNSLPSSQRHSIREWTLGPSERSGSPGDAQGSNNYEIRKTLEQIIEAGG; from the exons gTATCTTGGTGTTGGAGCTACAGGTAGACCTGAGAACGGTGGCCACTCTGGGTGGCAGTGCGCACCTGCGCTGTGTATACCAGGGTGTGGCGCAGGTGACGCAGGTGACATGGGACAAGCTAACGGAGCTGGGATGGCAGATGGTGGCCGTCCGCAGCGGGGTGCATGGCTCTCGCACGCACCCCTTCTACGGGTCGCGGGCCCGCTTCTTGCAACCCGGTGATCAGCCTGATGCCTCACTTCTCATTCAGCCCCTGGCACTGGCCGACAGTGGGAACTTCCGCTGCAAGGTGTTCACCTTCCCTGCTGGCAACTTCGAGGGAGACACCTGGCTCACGGTGCTGG TCCCCCCCCAGGTGTGGGTGGTACAGGGTCCAAGAGCCCTGTTGGAGGGTGAGCGCCGTGCACTGGCAGCTTCCTGTGTGGTGATGGGAAGTCAACCAGCTCCGAACGTGCAGTGGCAGACCTCGGTGTCTGGGGACCAGGAGCTGATGGACACGGCCAACGAAAACGGCACGGTGACAGTCACCGCCCACTTCTACCTGCGGCCCGAGCGGGGCATGAGTGGGAAGGACATGGTGTGTTTCGTCAATCACTCCACCCTGTTGGAGCCCCTCCTCATCCACTACAGCCTCAACATTTACT ATGTACCCGAGGTTATGGTGAGAAAGTCACCTGAGAATTGGGATGTGGAAATGGAAGGGGCAGAGTTGCAGTGTGAGGAGAACGGGAATCCTCCTGCCACCAACTTTGTGTGGAAAAG AGATGGCAAACCTCTTCCCAAAAACCTCATTGTGGACAGAGGCAAATTGTTGTTCAACAGACGCCTCACTGTGGAAGATTCCGGAACCTATATCTGTGAAGTCTCCAATGAAGTTGGCAGCCGCAGTGCACAGACCAAAGTAACTATCTCAG ATACCGATGTGGCAGGGGTGAGTGTGCTGACTTTGGCCCTCGTGGTCGTCGGGGTGGTGGGTCTGGTCCTCATGCTGATCTTCATCGGAGCCGTGTTCGCCGTGCACCGCTCCCACCGCAAGAAGACGGAACAAATGGCCTTCAAACT GGAGGAAATTCACACCCTATCTCGCCAACCGTCCATCCGCCGCTGTAACTCCATGTCTACCTCTGTCGATGTGCGCCTGCAGGAGACAGGGGGGAGTCGGGACATCGAT TCCCAGCAGTTGGAGCAGGAGCCAATCTTAGAGGAGGTCACACCACAGCAGAGGAGCAGCTCGAGGGATCTGTTGTCAGCAGCAGGAGAGAACCATCTGCCAACCCTGCCCCTGGGCAGCCATCGCTACAGCCTGCGGTCCACAGCCAGCGAGCCCAGGACCTCCACCATCTCCCCATTCGGGAACTACAGAAACAGCCTGCCAAGCAGCCAGAGGCACAGCATAAGGGAATGGACGCTGGGCCCTAGTGAGAGGTCTGGCTCACCAGGAGATGCTCAGGGAAGCAACAACTATGAGATCAGAAAGACCTTGGAGCAG ATTATTGAGGCAGGGGGGTGA